The stretch of DNA AGCAGCTGGTGCTGATGGCCGCCACCATGATGGTCGCGGCGCCCATGCTCAGCATCGGCGGGGTGATCATGGCCATCCGCCAGGACCCGCAGCTGTCCTGGCTGATCGCCGTCAGCGTGCCCGTACTGCTGGCCGGGATCGGGGTGATCATCACCCGGATGGTCCCGCTGTTCCGGATGATGCAGACCCGGATAGACACCGTGAACAGGGTGTTGCGCGAGCAGCTCACCGGTATCCGGGTGGTCCGCGCCTTCGTCCGGGAGGACATCGAGACCGGGCGCTTCGGGCGGGCCAACGCGGATGTCACGGACACTGCCCTGCGCGCCGGCCGCCTGATGGCGCTCGCGTTCCCGGTGGTGATGCTGGTGCTGAACGTCTCGAGCGTGGCGGTGATCTGGTTCGGGGCGTTCCGGATCGAGGACGGCTCGATGCAGGTGGGCACCCTCATCGCGTTCCTGAGTTACCTCATGCAGATCCTGATGTCCGTCATGATGGCCACCTTCATGGCTATCATGATCCCGCGCGCCTCGGTCTCGGCTGACCGGATCGGTGAGGTGCTGCGCACCGAATCCAGCGTCAGGCCGCCCGAGCATGCGGTCCGGTTCCCGGCGGGAACCCGCCGCGGCGAGCTGGAGATGCACGGCGTCGGCTTTGCCTACCCCGGCGCCGAGGCCCCGGTCCTGAGCGGCATCAGTTTCACCGCCCGCGCGGGGCAGACGACGGCGATCATCGGCAGCACCGGCTCCGGCAAGACCACCCTGGTGAACCTGATGCCGCGGCTCTTCGACGCTACGGCCGGGTCGGTCCGGATTGACGGCGTGGACGTGCGCGAGCTGCATCCGGACCTGCTCTGGGGGCACATCGGGCTGGTCCCGCAACGGCCCTACCTTTTCTCCGGCACGGTCCGCAGCAACTTGCTCTACGGCAAACCGGACGCCTCCGAGGAGGAGCTCTGGCAGGCGCTCAACATTGCCCAGGCAGAGGACTTTGTCCGCGACATGGAGGGCGGGCTGGACGCGCCCATTTCCCAGGGCGGCACCAACGTCTCCGGCGGGCAGCGGCAGCGGATCGCGATTGCCCGGGCGCTGGTGAAACGGCCGGAGCTCTACATCTTTGATGATTCGTTCTCCTCGCTGGACACGGCCACGGACGCCCGGCTCCGGCAGGCCCTCAAGCAGCACACCGCCGGCGCCACGCTGGTGATCATCGCCCAGCGGGTCTCGAGCATCCTCGACGCGGAGCAGATCCTGGTGCTCGACGACGGCCGGATCGTCGGGCGGGGCACGCACGAGGAGCTGCTGCAGACGTCTGCGACGTACCAGGAGATCGTGAACTCGCAGCTCGCGGCGGAGGAGGCGGCATGAGCACCACGGATAAGGCGACGCCGCCGGCCGCCCCCGCCGCGGCCCAGACCCCGGCACGGATTCCGCGGCCCGCCGGCGGACCCGGCCGCGGCGGACCCTTTGCGGGGATGAACATCCCGGCGGAGAAGGCGATGAACTTCGGCCCGTCGGCGAGGCGGCTGCTGGGGCAGCTGCGCCCGGAGCGGCAGTGGCTGGCGCTGGTCCTGGTGCTCGCGGTCGGGAGTGTGGCGTTATCGGTGATCGGGCCGCGGCTCCTCGGCGAAGGCACCAACCTGATCTTCGCCGGCGTCGTGTCCAAGGAACTGCCGCCGGGGGTGAGCAAGGCGGAGCTGCTCGCCCAGCTGCGCGCCGCGGGGGAGGACCAAAAGGCGGACATGCTCAGCGCCATGGCCCTGACGCCCGGCACCGGCATCGACTTCACCGCACTGTCCTCCGTACTGCTCTGGGCGCTGGCGCTGTATGTGCTGGCGTCCGCGTTCGGGTGGGTCCAGGCATACATCCTCAACGGCGTCGTGCAACGCACCGTTTACCGCCTGCGCGAGCGGATCGAGGCGAAGATCAACAGCCTGCCGCTGCGGTACTTCGACTCGGTCCAGCGCGGCGAGCTGCTCAGCCGGGTGACCAACGACGTCGACAACATCTCGCAGAGCCTGCAGCAGTCCATCAGCCAGGCCGTCACGTCACTGCTGACCGTGGCGGGCGTGCTGCTGATGATGGTTCTCCTCTCGCCCACGCTGGCGGTCATTGCGCTGGTAACCATTCCCCTGACGCTCGCGACGACGGCGGTGATCGCCAAGCGCTCGCAGAAGCTGTTCGTGGCGCAGTGGAAGCATACCGGCGAGCTGAACGCGCAGATCGAGGAGACCTACACCGGGCACGCGCTGGTGAAGGTTTTCGGCCGGCAGCCGGAAGTGGAGGAACGGTTCCGGCAGAAGAACGCCGAGCTGTACGGGGCGAGCTTCGGCGCGCAGTTCATCTCCGGGCTCATCATGCCGGCCATGACGTTCATCGGGAACCTGGTCTATGTGGGGATCGCCGTAGTGGGCGGGCTGCAGGTCGCATCGGGGGCGATGCAGCTGGGCGATGTGCAGGCGTTCATCCAGTACTCGCGGCAGTTCACCCAGCCGCTGGCGCAGCTCGGGGCGATGGCGAACCTGCTGCAGTCCGGCGTGGCGTCGGCCGAGCGGGTGTTCGAGCTGCTGGACACGGAGGAGCAGTCACCGGATCCCGTTCCGTCCGTGGCGCCGTCCGGCGGGCGCGGGCGGCTGGTGTTCGTGGACGTGTCGTTCTCCTACTCGCCGGACAAGCCGCTGATTTCGGACCTGAGCCTTGTGGCCGAGCCGGGGCAGACGGTGGCGATTGTCGGGCCGACCGGCGCAGGGAAGACCACGCTGGTGAACCTGATGATGCGCTTCTACGAGCTGGACGCCGGGCGGATCACGCTCGACGGCGTGGACGTCGCCGCGATGTCCCGGCACGAGCTGCGCTCGCGGATGGGCATGGTGCTGCAGGACACCTGGCTGTTCGGCGGGACCATCCGGGACAACATTGCCTACGGCCGGCCGTCCGCCACGGAAGCGGAGATCCTGGAGGCGGCGCAGGCGACG from Arthrobacter sp. B3I9 encodes:
- a CDS encoding ABC transporter ATP-binding protein codes for the protein MSTTDKATPPAAPAAAQTPARIPRPAGGPGRGGPFAGMNIPAEKAMNFGPSARRLLGQLRPERQWLALVLVLAVGSVALSVIGPRLLGEGTNLIFAGVVSKELPPGVSKAELLAQLRAAGEDQKADMLSAMALTPGTGIDFTALSSVLLWALALYVLASAFGWVQAYILNGVVQRTVYRLRERIEAKINSLPLRYFDSVQRGELLSRVTNDVDNISQSLQQSISQAVTSLLTVAGVLLMMVLLSPTLAVIALVTIPLTLATTAVIAKRSQKLFVAQWKHTGELNAQIEETYTGHALVKVFGRQPEVEERFRQKNAELYGASFGAQFISGLIMPAMTFIGNLVYVGIAVVGGLQVASGAMQLGDVQAFIQYSRQFTQPLAQLGAMANLLQSGVASAERVFELLDTEEQSPDPVPSVAPSGGRGRLVFVDVSFSYSPDKPLISDLSLVAEPGQTVAIVGPTGAGKTTLVNLMMRFYELDAGRITLDGVDVAAMSRHELRSRMGMVLQDTWLFGGTIRDNIAYGRPSATEAEILEAAQATYVDRFVRSLPDGYDTVLDDEASNVSAGEKQLLTIARAFLARPSVLILDEATSSVDTRTEVLVQKAMSALRSDRTSFVIAHRLSTIRDADLILVMENGQIVEQGTHAELLAAGGAYAALYAAQFVAPVAEV
- a CDS encoding ABC transporter ATP-binding protein, producing the protein MLWKLLVEYLRPQRRLLLAVVVFQLAQSIASLYLPTLNADIIDEGVAKGNTAYILGTGGVMLLVTLLQIACTIAAVYFGAKAAMGMGRDLRGSIFSRVAEFSEQEVTRFGAPSLITRSTNDVQQIQQLVLMAATMMVAAPMLSIGGVIMAIRQDPQLSWLIAVSVPVLLAGIGVIITRMVPLFRMMQTRIDTVNRVLREQLTGIRVVRAFVREDIETGRFGRANADVTDTALRAGRLMALAFPVVMLVLNVSSVAVIWFGAFRIEDGSMQVGTLIAFLSYLMQILMSVMMATFMAIMIPRASVSADRIGEVLRTESSVRPPEHAVRFPAGTRRGELEMHGVGFAYPGAEAPVLSGISFTARAGQTTAIIGSTGSGKTTLVNLMPRLFDATAGSVRIDGVDVRELHPDLLWGHIGLVPQRPYLFSGTVRSNLLYGKPDASEEELWQALNIAQAEDFVRDMEGGLDAPISQGGTNVSGGQRQRIAIARALVKRPELYIFDDSFSSLDTATDARLRQALKQHTAGATLVIIAQRVSSILDAEQILVLDDGRIVGRGTHEELLQTSATYQEIVNSQLAAEEAA